The region CGCAGAGCGAGGTGAAGATCGACGCGACCTACGAGACGCCGGTCGAGCACAACAGCCCGATGGAGCCGTCGGCGACCGTCGGCGAGTGGCGCAACGGCGAGATCGTCGTGCACGACGCGACGCAGTGGGTGCGCGGGACGCGCGCGTGCCTCGCCAAAGCGTTCGGAATCGCCGAAGAGCGGGTGCGCGTCATCTCGCCGTTCGTCGGCGGCGGCTTCGGCTGCAAGGGGTTCTTCTGGGCGCACACGCTGCTCGCGGTGATGGCCTCGAAGGTGACCGGCAAGCCGGTGAAGCTGGCGCTCACGCGCGAGCAGATGTTCACCTCGTGCGGCTACCGCAGCCTCACCCGCCAGCACTTGCAGCTCGGCGCTTCACGCGACGGCTTCTTGCGCGCGGTGCTCCACGACGTCTCGGTGGTGAGCTCGCGCGTCGGAACGTTCGTCGAAGCGGCCGGCGGCGTCACCGAGATGCTGTACGACGTGCCGAACCTCGCGGTGACGCACCGGCTGGCGCGGCTCGACGTGCCGACGCCGAACGCGATGCGCGCGCCCGGCGAGACGCCCGGCTCGTTCGCGCTCGGCAGCGCGATGGACGAGCTCGCCGCAGCTTGCAACCTCGACCCGCTGGAGGTCCTGCGCCGCAATCACGCCGGCGTTGATCCTTCGAGCGGGTTGCCGTGGTCGTCGAAGCACCTGCTCGAATGCTACGAGCGCGGTGCGGAAGCGTTCGGCTGGAGCCGGCGTCCGCCCAGGCCGCGCGCGACGCGCGAGGGCGACGAGCTGATCGGGTGGGGTGTCGCGAGCGCGACGTATCCGGCGATGCGCTCGCCGAGCGCGGCGCGCGTGACGCTCGCCGCCGACGGCTCGATCGAGGTGGCCAGCGCGACCCACGATCTCGGCACCGGACAGTACACGATCCTCGCGCAGATCGCCGCCGAGGTGCTCGGCGCGGAACCGCGTGCGGTCCGCGTGCTGATCGGCGACTCGTCGCTTCCGCCCGCGCCGGTCGCCGGCGGCTCGATGAGCGCGGCTTCCGTCGGGCCGGCGGTGCTCGACGGCGCGACGCGCGTGCTGCACGCGCTCAAGCGCATCGCGGCGTCGTCCGCCGAATCGCCGCTGCACGGGCTCGGCGAGGACGCGATCGAGCTGCGCGACGGCGTGCTGCGCGCCGCCGGCGATCCGGCGCGCGCGATCGCGCTCGGCGAGGTGGTGCGGCTCTCCGGCGCGGAGACGATCGAAGCCTTGGGCCAAGCGGCGTCGGGCGACGAAGAGGAGCGTTATTCCTTCCACTCGTTCGGCGCGCAGTTCGTCGAAGTCCGTGTCGACGCGGACTTCGGCCGCGTCCGCGTCACGCGCGCGCTCGGCGCCTTCGACTGCGGGCGCATTCTGAACGTGAAAACCGCGCGCTCGCAGATTCACGGCGGGATCGTGATGGGAATCGGGATGGCGCTACTCGAGGAGACGGTGCGCGACCCGCGCTACGGCGCGGTCGTGACGAACAACTTTGCCGACTACCACGTGCCGGTGAACGCCGACGTGCCGAACATCGAGGTGCTGTTCGTCGAAGAGCCGGACTACACGTTCAACCCGCTCGGCGCGCGCGGGATCGGCGAGATCGGAATTACCGGCGTCGCCGCGGCGATCGCGAACGCCGTCTACCACGCGACCGGCGTGCGCGTGCGCGACCTGCCGATCGTCCCCGAGAAGCTCCTGCGAACGGCGGCGCCGGTCTGAACTTGCGCATCGAACGCGTGCGTGTCGTCGTGCTTGCCGGCGGGCGTTCGCAGCGCATGGGTTTCGACAAGCTGACCGCGCCGTTCGCGGGCGAGCCGCTCGCGCGCCGCGTGGCGTGCGCGCTGCTCGAGCTGCGGCCGCTGTTCGTCGCCACGCCGCCGGTCGCCGACGCGATCTCCGATTTGAACGGCGTCGGCATCATCGTGACCGAGCCGACCGCCGGCCCGAGCGAGACGCTCGCGCTCGCGAACGCCGCGGTGTTCGCGGAGGCGTACCTGGCGGTGCTGCCGTGCGATCTGCCCTTTCTCGACGCTGCGCGCGTTCGCACGTTCGTCGCGCGCGTCCCGGACGATGCGGACCTCGCGTGGCCGGTCATCGGCGAGACGCCGGGCCATCCGGTCGTGTGGTCGCCCAACGCGCGCGCCCGCATCGAGACGCTGCGCGCCGAC is a window of Candidatus Eremiobacterota bacterium DNA encoding:
- a CDS encoding nucleotidyltransferase family protein, with translation MRIERVRVVVLAGGRSQRMGFDKLTAPFAGEPLARRVACALLELRPLFVATPPVADAISDLNGVGIIVTEPTAGPSETLALANAAVFAEAYLAVLPCDLPFLDAARVRTFVARVPDDADLAWPVIGETPGHPVVWSPNARARIETLRADEPPMRVRRDTSLRAVALAADDDAYVSDVDTAEAWQAAQLRATSSG
- a CDS encoding xanthine dehydrogenase family protein molybdopterin-binding subunit → MSTTLERPLRRGVIGLPVDRVDGPAKVSGAARYAADAPVAEPLHAVIVQSTIPSGRIASIDEDEARAVPGVVDVMTYRNAPRVVALPFEFTVPFAEELAPLQSEKIFYDGQHVAVVVGRTLEAAREGARALRIAYERGPAQNALDDAREVERPAQAFGGDLQPRRGDPETAFAQSEVKIDATYETPVEHNSPMEPSATVGEWRNGEIVVHDATQWVRGTRACLAKAFGIAEERVRVISPFVGGGFGCKGFFWAHTLLAVMASKVTGKPVKLALTREQMFTSCGYRSLTRQHLQLGASRDGFLRAVLHDVSVVSSRVGTFVEAAGGVTEMLYDVPNLAVTHRLARLDVPTPNAMRAPGETPGSFALGSAMDELAAACNLDPLEVLRRNHAGVDPSSGLPWSSKHLLECYERGAEAFGWSRRPPRPRATREGDELIGWGVASATYPAMRSPSAARVTLAADGSIEVASATHDLGTGQYTILAQIAAEVLGAEPRAVRVLIGDSSLPPAPVAGGSMSAASVGPAVLDGATRVLHALKRIAASSAESPLHGLGEDAIELRDGVLRAAGDPARAIALGEVVRLSGAETIEALGQAASGDEEERYSFHSFGAQFVEVRVDADFGRVRVTRALGAFDCGRILNVKTARSQIHGGIVMGIGMALLEETVRDPRYGAVVTNNFADYHVPVNADVPNIEVLFVEEPDYTFNPLGARGIGEIGITGVAAAIANAVYHATGVRVRDLPIVPEKLLRTAAPV